The Capsicum annuum cultivar UCD-10X-F1 chromosome 1, UCD10Xv1.1, whole genome shotgun sequence sequence GCTTTGTCTAAAGGAGGCTGTCTGTGACATCATCACAAATCCTGGCAAACAGTGGCAGCTTAGTACTCTGCAAAAGGCACTGCAGAAGAGGTCTGACATCAGTTTGGAGACCCTACTGAAATCCCATAGGAGCCAACTAGAGTTGTTGGTGGCTCTGAAAACTGGTCTCCAAGAATTTCTTCGGCCAAGTTGTGATGTTTCTACATCTGTTTTGGCAGAGATGTTTCTGAATTTAAGATGTAGAAATCTCATTTGTCGATCTTCATTGCCTGTGGATGAGTGCGAATGCAAAGTATGCTCACAGAAGAGTGGTTTCTGCAGTGCTTGCATGTGTCTTGTGTGCTCCAAGTTTGACATGGCATCTAATACGTGTAGCTGGGTTGGATGTGATGTATGTCTTCATTGGTGTCATGCTGATTGTGGGCTACGTGAATCTTACATCAGGAATGGACGTAGTGCTTCTGGTTCAAAGGGTAGTGTAGAGATGCAATTCCATTGTGTTGCCTGTAACCATCCATCTGAAATGTTCGGCTTTGTAAAAGAGGTTTTCCAAAACTTTGCGAAGGAATGGACGGCAGAAGCATTTGCCAAGGAGCTTGAATATGTGAAAAGAATTTTTTGTGCCAGCGAGGATGTCAGAGGGAAACGCTTGCATGAAATTGCCAATTATATGCTGTCAAAATTGGCAACTAAGGCTGACCTTCAAGAAGTTCAAAGTCAAATGATGCATTTCTTCCTGACAGGTGAGCTCTTGACAGCCAATCAGGTTTTGTTGATGTTCAGTCTTTACTTAACAAATGAACTTTTTCTTATGTTGTATTGTTAATATTGAGTTCATGATGGATTCACAGCTGGTAACTTTGTTGCTGAAGTATTATATTATGTTTCAACTACTGCATATTTTCCAGTGATAAGATACAAATTGTGTAAACTTGCAAGTTTTTGTTTGGATCCCTTGACATTGATGTGCATGGGACCACGTACTTGTGACCAGTACATGGCGGCTTATTTACAATCCTATCTGTCTGAATTTCTGCATGCCCTATTGGTGTTGATGCCTGGCGTAATGAGCTTGACTGTCAAAGATGCAATTCATCTGGAGTTGTGAGATGCCATTTTAGTGCATTTATTATACTTGATaaggtatttccataattttgtAAAGCTTCAAGTTCAAACATTCTCTCTAATAGAGTGATGAATGAACGATGTATTAAAAGAAGAATATGATTGTATCAGACTGCCTTCTGAGCCATCTAAGCCccctatttttctttcctttcttacccACCTCCTTCCTTCCTTATCATCATCTGACCAGCCCCATTGACCCCACCCCCCTCATGTCCCCAGTTACTGCAGAAGAGGAAAAAAGAGGGGAATCGAACCAAATCCTTGTAATGAGCTGCATCTTTATGTATTCCTCGTTGCTAATTGGAAAATAAGGATCATAATGCTCAAATCTTACCCTctcaggaaaaaaaataaaggatcatAATGTACACGTTTATAGTTGGTTTTGAGGGTATAAGATAGAGAGAACAAAATTCAGATGAGGGTATAAGAGTAGCATGGATTAGCTTTAGGTGCAAAATGCACTTATCTGAGTGTTTTTCGTCTGGGAACTTTTATTTAGTGGTTTGAATTATTTATAAAAGATTTGTACTTACTGTCTGTTTTAGGTGACAATTGACATTTCCAAACATTTAAATTCAAACTGTTTTGACATGTTTCCACAAACTCCGTCATTCTAAACGGCTTCCATAGATTTGAGTAACTGAAATTCGTTTGACTATTCAAACCAAATGGCTTCCGTAGATTTGAGTAACTGAAATTCGTTTCACTATTCAAACCAGACAGTGATTATCCATTTTACTATCAGTAATTCTAAATGAATCCTCAATTTTTTGTAACTCTTttaagtgtttttatttttggttaaattgtatACTAAGGTTATTTTTTCTCCTCTCTTTTCCATTTAATTATGACTTTTGCCTTCTATATTATTTTACCTGCGTCAGTCAATCAAACTGTCCTAATTGGTTGAGGTCGGCAATGTGAATCCTATGATTTCAACCACTATATTTAGGTCAATTTCTTATATATAGAAAATTCACTCATAGTTAGATTATGTTTAGCTGATGATAGATGTACCAAAAGGCTGCTCCTATATCTGGATTTGGGACCATTTATGCTTTGCCGCATGCTAAAATTTCCACTCATGTGACATTATTCCGATCACACTGACTGCTGGTCCTTATATCTGCTTCTCTggcaacaacaaacaacaacaaacccagtgtattcccaccaagtggggtctggggagggtagagtgtacgcagtccataccgctacctccagagaagtagagaggtGGTTTCTCTGGCAATATAACAAATTTCTATCACATTTGCTGTTGTTTAAATCTGATGGATTAAGGGTTGTCatataacttatttaaaaatagaattgGGTTAGTCACATTTCTTGAGTTGAAAAATGCTGAAATATTACTGTAATGGCTTTTTCACTTGTTTCCTCTCCCAACTGTAGATGGCCTTGGAACTACCAAGTTCCGTCACTCCAAGTCTTATTTATTGCTCATTTTAACATGGATTTCACTTGCTTCATTTAACTTTGAATGCAGAGCCTGATTCAGTCAAATCTGACAATGTTCCAGCTATTCAAGGAAAGGAATTGGCAACAAAGAACCACGAAGGGAACAATGGCATTTCTCGGTCCAGCCAGGGAGCGATGTGGCTGAAATCAGTGAGTTCAGAGAAAGCACCTCAAGTGGAAAAGCCTACAGGGTTGCCTTCAAATTTTGATAGCCTCCGGAATGAAAAGTCGGCGATGAACTCGAGTTTCCAGCCAAGTATGGAAAAGGGACCAGTATTTGATGAACTAGATAGCATTGTTAGAATCAAACATGCAGAATCTAACATGTTCCAAACGCGAGCAGACGACGCTAGGAAAGAGGCTGACGCTCTGAAACGCATTGCTGTAACTAAGAGtgagagaattgaagaagaatatGTCACTCGAATCGCAAAGTTGCGATTGGCTGAGTCTGAGGATATGCGGAAACAGAAGTTGCAAGAACTGCAGTCTGTAGAAAGAGCTTATCAGGACTACTTCAATATGAAAATGAGAAtggaaaataaaatcaaagatatGTTGTTGAAAATGGAAGCGGCCAGAAGGAATCTCAGTTTGTGATATAATTTTAGTAGCATCTTGTTTAGGACAACACAACCTTGTTTTTTTCTTTAAGCAGTATTGGCAAGGTTTGAAACACCAAAAGTATATTGACTTGTAGGTGTTCTGTAGTTTAGTATTCCTTGTATTCTGCTAAACCTGAATCTGTACAGACACCACCTTATGTGATCATGTTACAGATGGAACTCCAGTTATGGACAAGATGAGAAAACGAGGAAAATAGAGATTCAGTACTTGATTAGCCATTCAAATAATTGAGTTTTTCTCCCAAATAGGGATGTATTTATTGATCATTTCTGAACAACTACTACTGCAACGTGCCTCTGTTGCATGCAGCTGAGAATATATTTGCTGAGGAACCAAAATGGGTTGCGGTGCAGTGGTGGAATTGCTCCACCCTTAAAGTGGTGGAATtgttccacccttaatcagaggtctcgggTTTGGGTTTGACCCTTAGATATGGAGAAAATCTGTTGGGAGCGCCCCCAAAATGGGCCCTACCCTACCCTGCAGTGCGCAACCTGAACTAGTTGGAGCTCTAATGCAGGTATCGGGATACTGGACACCGGGTGggaaactaaaaatatatatatttgccGTGGAAAATCCATTTAGCTCCTGGATTGTGTATATCTATGGATTTCTAAAACAAGTAAAATGAATGAAATCACCTAATGTCTTTTCATGTTGGAATTAAATCTGTGTTCCATGTTTTTCGCTTACTACTAACACTGACAGCTGGGGTATTTTTACCATTTGATCTAATTAATGCTTCTTCCGTTCACATGAAGGAGTAATAACCTTGTTCTTGAATTATACAAACTCCCCAATCCAATTCTTGAACCTCTCTACCAAATGCGGTGTAGAACGAATGATATCTGTGAAATGGTTTGCTTTATTATGTAACATACCGTATTGTGTAAGtactattttcatgatttaatctTCAATAGATTCTATGTTTCTTGTCATTGCATAATTTGTAGGATaaatgagaataaaaatataaggTAACAATGCGATCGTACCAAATAGATTGTTACATAAAATGAGACTTTTTATCCTTGCATAACGATTTACACAAAATAACGTTGATGGAACTTAACAATACCGATCAACACAAAAATGTCATTTAAACTAACAATACAATCCCACGGTGACAACCCTAAAAACCACATAGTTTAGTCATTAAGGGCCAAATATTtagagatagaaagaaaaaaacacaaaaatgtaCGTATTTTTTCCCTTTGACGTATTTAAGTTCTGAATTGCGCATGCATTTGTAACTACAGTATAAGTAACTGAAATTTCAAGCGGTAAAATAGCTATgcaagtagaaaaagaaaagaaacaatagaAACATAGAAATTAACTAGAAGAGGTTTTGATATGTTATTAGCAGCAGTTAAATTTCCAAGAAACCAACAAGCTTATTGGTTTACAGACCTAAAAATCAACACACACTAGTAAGCTAACTACTACAAATTCCTGAAATCAGAATCATCATAATCCTCTCTAATCATCATCGTCgaaatcagaatcatcagatgGATCAAAATCATCATTGTTATCTTCTTCTTCAGTATCAGAATCACTGATAACATATGTCGCCTTCTTCCCACGATTTTCCCTCTGAGGTCTAGCTTTTGGAGCCACAACAACTACTTCACTGGCCTCCTCCTCTAGACTGCCCAAGGAAGGAACAGGACTTACTTCTTCACCTTCCTCTAAAATGCAGCTACTACTAGTACTGATGTTCTTTCCCAGAACAGCTCCACTTTTCTTGTTAAATGGAGATGCTCTCATTTTCCTCACTTTTCGATCAGGTGAGATTCCAGCATCTTCTGCAGGCTTCAGAACTTGAGTTATGAGCCTCTGACCAACACTCACTGACTCCTTATTAGCTGGTGCTCTCTTCTTTGGGGGTTTAGgtgctgctgctgctgctttTGCAGCTGCTGGTTTCCTGCCTCCTTTCTTTTTCCCTACTGGCTCAaacacatcatcatcatcactaatTTCAATCTCATCCTCACCATCAGAAACATCTGTGGATGGCAGAGTCTTCTTTTTTGCAGCAGCCCTTTTAGCAGGTGCTTTCTTTTGAGCTTTGGGTGCTTCAGTCTCCACAACTGCAGGGAAGTGGTCATAAGTTCTAGAAGACAATATAATCATGATAATAATCAATCTCCCATAATATATTACAGCACATTTCACTTACCTCCTGAGTGATCTGGAGATGAGTTAAGGTTGTAAGCTGCAAGTCTCTCTTTCAACGCTAGcacttcatcatcttcttcatcatcttcaacaGCAACAGATTTTTCTTCAACAGCAACAGATTTTGCCTGCAGATATGATAGGTATTGAATGTAAATGTATCAGCAGATGACTTGTGATAACAAAGAAAAGGAATTTCTCTATATAAAATCTAATCTGAATCCAAATCCACACCTTTGCAGGAGCCTTCTTTGAACCTCCTCCTCTGCCTTTTGGCTTCACAACCTCAGTAACATTGGCTAGAGAAGATAAAACACAAGATAACCCAAGTTCAGTACACATCAATAATCCATTAAGAGTACAGCAAAAGCCATTAAAAGTAGATACTGACCTGTCTCCGTGGTAGAATCACCTGACACATCCATTGGTTCAGCAATAGACTCCACAACAGCAGCCTTCTTATTAGTTTTTCGGGGTTTAGGCTTGGGTGCTTTTCCGGCTGCATTCATCACCTTCTTCTTTATCTTCGCTCTAGCTTCCTCGGCCTGGATATCAAGTTTATCTTGTTCCTGAAGTATAGGAGGCAAAAGTGTTACTAAGATGAGTTAAGGAAAAGCATTTTGAAAAGTTGGAAAGGAACTTTCAGTGGCATACATCAAGCTGTTGGTCAAGGACATCAAGATCTTTCATCCACAAAGTCTTTGGAGTTGCATTTCTCATATCTTCAACTTCGGCATTCAGTTTATCCCTCTCAGCACACAGCTCTTGAACCTTCTCAAGAGTCAATGTTCCTATTGCCATCGACAGCAAGTAGTCATAATCACTTGCCCTAACTCCTCTATTTGACTCCTCTGGACTCTCTTCGCTATCTTCTGCATCATCAGTTGTGTCTGCAACAACAGCTTCAACAGCCTTTTTCTTGGGAAAAGGGGTAAAACCTTTGTTTTTCAATTCAAGCAAGAGATCAGCTCTCTTCCTGTTGTTCACAATGATTTCGCCTTTCACAACTCCAAGGATGAATTTCACCTTGTTCTCAACTCTCAGCAACTCAAATTCGAGAATCTCCAATAGAGCTTTCTGCACAAGTTACAAGTAAACAGGTTAATGACCAGCATTCAGGAGGACGGAATgtatttcagttcagttaatctaTAGACTTGCCTTTCTTTTCTCATAATACTCGAGTCGTACATGGTAGAACTCCTCAAGAACTGCAGTAAAAGAATTTAAATGGTAAACAACAGCATCTATTTTCCACTAATCTAATGTAATTTAGGGGGAATTACATACTTTCTTCTGGTGTGTCATATTTCTTAATTTTGCCCTTAGAGTCAAACAGGTGCATATTGCTGGTGCTTATTGTATTAGTCAGCTTAAACTTTTTAAGCAAACCCTCTTGTTGGGCCAATATCAGATTCTCCTCAGACAAGATCAACTCAAAGCATACAGAGTTCTCATCACCATACGCTCTGACTTCCTGCAAGAAGAAGCCTCCTTATGATTTGTCTAACTTGGAAGTACTTTCtcaaatgaaaataattaaataagtaatgAACTCAGTGGACTTACCTTTATGAACTGATCCTTAGCCTTGTCATTTGAGACTGTCATGGTTTCCAAAAATTGCTTATAATCCTCAGTCCACCTCCGGACTGGCAACTCGGAAATCCTAAGAGTCGTTTCATCGACCTCCTCTATAATACCAGTGACAGTAAAGGTAGCTCCAGTTTCTTTCGTTGatgttttctctatttttccgtTGAAACCTTTATACCATGGATCCATGGGCTCCATTAGCTCATCATTCAGTAACCGCCTTACATTTGCAACGAGGTCTCTAGGATTGTAATTTGGAACAAACGTACTCCAACCTGTCCCTATACCTTCACTACCATTCACAAGTACCATTGGAATGATAGGCACATACCTAAGTGAAAAGAGAATCAACCATTCAATTACTTgcaatgatttttttctttctctggATATGAAGGTATATAAATGTCTGTTACATTATACTTACCAAGTAGGTTCAATAGATTGCCCATCTTCATTCAAGTAATCAAGAATGGTATCATCATCCTTAGGAAACAGAAATCTTGCAATTGGTGAGAGCCGAGTGTAAATGTACCTAGAGCTTGCATGATCTTTGCCTCCCTGAAAAGGTTGTGGGGTAGATGAataagtgaaaagaaaaagagttgtaTGATAAAAAAGTTGAGATTCAAATATGCAATTTAGTTCCTCACCATATTTCGAGTGCCAAATTGACCATTTGGTTGCAAAAGATTTACATTATTGCTGCCAACATAGTCCTGTGCCATGCCAATGATGGTGCTGCTAAGACTCTGCTCACCATGATGATAAGCTGAGTGCTCAGAGACGTAACCAGAAAATTGGGAAACTTTTGCTTCCTTAACAAAATTCCTCTTAAATGCACAGAACAGAATCTTCCTTTGCCCCGGTTTCAGACCATCAAGCATTGACGGTATAGACCTTTGAAGGTCAGCCATTGAAAACAGAATAAGCTCTTTGTTAACAAATTCGGTATATGAGATATACTTTTCTTTCTGGTCTAGATGGGTACCAGGCTGCAGAGTAAAAGAAAAATAGCATTGACGAGTCGAATCAAGAAATTTTGGATGTATCATAATTTatattagaataaaaatattattggttccAACCTCAAATTGTCTAAGCCAATTCTTCCTTGCTTCTATCTTCTTCTTACTGAAAGCAAGTTCTATTGATTCCCCATCTTGGTTATCTGCCCAGACAAAATCTTTCCTGTGTTTCTGAAGATCTTGGAAGTACTCTTTTCCTTCCTTTGAAGTACTTGTTCCCAACCCCTATCAAGACATAGAGAATAGTTAGCAGAAAGCCACATCTGATGGTCTCATAAAATCTTTGGTAGACAAACCTTATAGTACTTGATAGACCAACCACTTGAAGTAGCACCCAAACTCTTTCTCCACGACTCATACTCAGGCATCGTATAAAATGCCAGTAACCTCCCACTTTTATGAGTAGCCTGCAAGACAACAACGTTCAGACTGATGTATTACTGAAAAATCTTTTGTCATGTACTTTGGCTGTTCAAAAGAAAAGGTATAAAAAATTTCACCTTCACAATTGGTGTGATAAACTCCACTAAGAAAGATGGAACTTTCAGCAAGGACGGCCAAAAAGTGTGGATGAAATTAATTAAGAGACCCTTGATATGTGAACCATCATGATCCTGCACAAGTATAAAAATATAGATCAATCAAGTGAATACAGATAAAACCATAAACCATTCAACATATGGAGATATTGAAGAAGACATGGCACCTGATCAGTCATAATCATTAGATGACCATATCTGAGCGATTTCACACTGTCATATTCTTTGCCTGTCTGAAGTCCGAGAATCTTCTTGATAGattcaatttctttattttctgaaaCCTGTTTATGACTTGCTTCCCTTACATTTAGCAGCTTACCCCTCAAAGGGAACACGCCATAGTGATCTCGCCCAACAACAGATATTCCAGCCATCTGTGAAACAGCTCAGTTCCCTTAGAAGCATTTCAAAGATGGTATTGAACATAATGATGTTAAAGGCTAAAGGGTATATACAGCTAGAGCCTTGGCTGAATCTCCTTCAGTCAAAATCAACGTGCATTTATCGGAATTCCTCCCTCCTGCATCATTAGCATCTTCTAGCTTTTCCACCTTCACCTTCTCAGATTTTTTTCCATCAGTCTTCTTAAGGTCTTTGCTATTTTTAAATTCCGCCCAGGAGAGAAGAGTTTCCACAATGCCCACATTCTTCTCCACTGCAGTAAGATCAGAAAACTGATAATCAAAACCACATACTTAATAGAACTAATAGCATAATTGGTGATCAAAAGCATAAAAGAGAACGACCTTTAGCTGAACTAACTTACCTTTCTTCAGAAAATCCGGTTGAAGTTCACATTTCGAACCGAAACTGCTCTGACGCAGGGTCAAGGTTTCTTTAGTTTGTGAATCAAAAGCTGGATTGTCAATGAGAGCATTAACAAACATCCATAAATGGTTCTTCACTGCATGGGCTTTGATGTTagcatttttattctttttgttcaCTACACCCATTATGTGGTTTGCTATCTGGTTGGCCACATAATCAACATGAGTTCCACCCTTAATTGTT is a genomic window containing:
- the LOC107839447 gene encoding DNA topoisomerase 2 produces the protein MEGRDETIPHRQIDNATSEPSNSKFKIQISNLPTLPLKRLYCTTINPNLPSSHLPHSSNSPKRHHLCVSSSSSASVTAIAITKMATKKLPLQSSNNANISKANGKTIEQTYQKKTQLEHILLRPDTYIGSVEKHTQTLWVWENDAMVHHPVTYVPGLYKIFDEILVNAADNKQRDPKMDALEVVIDPEQNFISVYNNGDGIPVEIHSEEGVYVPELIFGHLLTSSNYDDDEKKTTGGRNGYGAKLTNIFSTEFVIETADGKRQRKYKQVFSNNMGKKSEPIITKCKASENWTKVSFKPDLAKFNMEQLEADVVALMRKRVIDLGGCLGKTVKVKLNEQRIPVKSFEEYCKLFLDSSDAKREFLKVNGPDGVLRWEICVSLSEGQFQQVSFVNSIATIKGGTHVDYVANQIANHIMGVVNKKNKNANIKAHAVKNHLWMFVNALIDNPAFDSQTKETLTLRQSSFGSKCELQPDFLKKVEKNVGIVETLLSWAEFKNSKDLKKTDGKKSEKVKVEKLEDANDAGGRNSDKCTLILTEGDSAKALAMAGISVVGRDHYGVFPLRGKLLNVREASHKQVSENKEIESIKKILGLQTGKEYDSVKSLRYGHLMIMTDQDHDGSHIKGLLINFIHTFWPSLLKVPSFLVEFITPIVKATHKSGRLLAFYTMPEYESWRKSLGATSSGWSIKYYKGLGTSTSKEGKEYFQDLQKHRKDFVWADNQDGESIELAFSKKKIEARKNWLRQFEPGTHLDQKEKYISYTEFVNKELILFSMADLQRSIPSMLDGLKPGQRKILFCAFKRNFVKEAKVSQFSGYVSEHSAYHHGEQSLSSTIIGMAQDYVGSNNVNLLQPNGQFGTRNMGGKDHASSRYIYTRLSPIARFLFPKDDDTILDYLNEDGQSIEPTWYVPIIPMVLVNGSEGIGTGWSTFVPNYNPRDLVANVRRLLNDELMEPMDPWYKGFNGKIEKTSTKETGATFTVTGIIEEVDETTLRISELPVRRWTEDYKQFLETMTVSNDKAKDQFIKEVRAYGDENSVCFELILSEENLILAQQEGLLKKFKLTNTISTSNMHLFDSKGKIKKYDTPEEILEEFYHVRLEYYEKRKKALLEILEFELLRVENKVKFILGVVKGEIIVNNRKRADLLLELKNKGFTPFPKKKAVEAVVADTTDDAEDSEESPEESNRGVRASDYDYLLSMAIGTLTLEKVQELCAERDKLNAEVEDMRNATPKTLWMKDLDVLDQQLDEQDKLDIQAEEARAKIKKKVMNAAGKAPKPKPRKTNKKAAVVESIAEPMDVSGDSTTETANVTEVVKPKGRGGGSKKAPAKAKSVAVEEKSVAVEDDEEDDEVLALKERLAAYNLNSSPDHSGVVETEAPKAQKKAPAKRAAAKKKTLPSTDVSDGEDEIEISDDDDVFEPVGKKKGGRKPAAAKAAAAAPKPPKKRAPANKESVSVGQRLITQVLKPAEDAGISPDRKVRKMRASPFNKKSGAVLGKNISTSSSCILEEGEEVSPVPSLGSLEEEASEVVVVAPKARPQRENRGKKATYVISDSDTEEEDNNDDFDPSDDSDFDDDD